In a single window of the Atlantibacter hermannii genome:
- the yfaO gene encoding NUDIX hydrolase: MRQRIIVCPLIENQGEYLLCKMADDRGVFPGQWALSGGGMEPGETMEQALRREITEELGDRLVISQVTPWAFRDDVRIKTYADGSQEEIYMIYLIFDCVAANRDIVLNEEFQDHAWVKPDAFPHYDLNVATRATLTQKGLL; encoded by the coding sequence ATGCGTCAACGGATTATTGTCTGCCCGCTAATTGAAAATCAGGGAGAGTATCTCCTGTGTAAAATGGCCGATGACCGCGGCGTGTTCCCCGGTCAGTGGGCGCTTTCTGGGGGCGGTATGGAGCCGGGTGAGACCATGGAACAGGCGCTGCGTCGCGAAATTACCGAAGAGCTGGGCGATCGGCTGGTGATATCCCAGGTGACGCCCTGGGCGTTTCGCGACGACGTGCGGATCAAAACTTACGCCGACGGCAGTCAGGAAGAGATCTACATGATTTATTTGATTTTTGACTGTGTGGCAGCGAACCGGGACATCGTGCTCAATGAGGAGTTTCAGGATCACGCCTGGGTGAAGCCGGACGCGTTCCCGCACTACGATTTAAACGTGGCGACCCGCGCCACGCTGACTCAGAAAGGCCTGCTCTGA
- the katA gene encoding catalase: MTKKGLTTASGAPVAHNNNVATAGPRGPMLLQDVWFLEKLAHFDREVIPERRMHAKGSGAYGTFTVTHDITSYTRAKLFSQIGKKTDLFVRFSTVAGERGAADAERDIRGFSIKFYTEEGNWDLVGNNTPVFYLRDPLKFPDLNHVVKRDPRTNMRNSTYKWDFFSHLPESLHQLTIDFSDRGLPCSYRTMHGFGSHAFSFINARNERFWVKFHLKSQQGIANLMDDEAKRLVAEDRESSQRDLFEHIEKGDFPRWKLYVQVMPEAEASQTPYNPFDLTKVWPHGDYPLIEVGELELNRNPDNYFAEVEQVAMSPANVVPGIGFSPDRMLQGRLFSYGDAHRYRLGVNHHQIPVNKPRCPFHNYHRDGAMRVDGNSGNGPTYEPNSFGVFQEQPDFSEPPLSLEGAADHWNHREDTDYFSQPRKLYELLSEEEHQRMFRRIAGDMKDVPEFIQQRQIGLFSEVHPEYGAGVAAALAAIKAAK, from the coding sequence ATGACGAAAAAAGGATTAACCACGGCCTCAGGCGCACCGGTTGCGCATAACAATAACGTGGCAACCGCCGGTCCGCGCGGCCCCATGCTGCTTCAGGATGTCTGGTTCCTTGAAAAACTGGCGCATTTTGATCGTGAAGTGATCCCAGAGCGCCGCATGCACGCAAAGGGTTCCGGCGCTTACGGCACGTTTACGGTAACCCATGACATTACGTCCTACACACGCGCCAAACTGTTTTCCCAAATCGGTAAAAAAACCGATCTGTTTGTTCGATTCTCGACTGTCGCGGGTGAGCGCGGCGCAGCGGATGCGGAACGTGATATTCGCGGCTTCTCCATTAAGTTTTATACCGAAGAAGGCAACTGGGACCTGGTGGGTAACAATACGCCCGTATTCTACCTGCGCGATCCGCTGAAGTTTCCCGATTTAAACCACGTCGTTAAACGCGATCCGCGCACCAATATGCGCAACAGCACCTATAAGTGGGACTTCTTCTCGCATCTGCCCGAATCATTGCATCAGCTCACCATTGATTTCAGCGATCGCGGGCTGCCGTGCTCGTATCGCACTATGCACGGTTTCGGCAGCCATGCGTTCAGCTTTATCAACGCCCGCAACGAACGGTTCTGGGTGAAATTCCATCTCAAATCCCAGCAAGGCATTGCAAACCTGATGGATGACGAGGCGAAACGTCTGGTGGCGGAAGACCGCGAAAGTTCGCAGCGCGACCTGTTCGAACACATTGAGAAAGGGGATTTCCCGCGCTGGAAACTCTACGTGCAGGTGATGCCGGAAGCCGAAGCGTCGCAAACGCCGTATAACCCGTTTGATTTAACCAAAGTCTGGCCCCACGGCGACTACCCGCTGATTGAAGTGGGCGAGCTGGAACTGAACCGCAATCCGGATAACTATTTTGCCGAAGTGGAGCAGGTCGCCATGTCTCCGGCGAATGTGGTGCCTGGCATCGGCTTTTCGCCTGACCGGATGCTACAGGGCCGCCTGTTCTCCTATGGCGACGCCCACCGCTACCGTTTAGGCGTGAATCATCATCAGATCCCGGTGAACAAGCCGCGCTGCCCGTTCCATAACTATCATCGCGACGGCGCGATGCGCGTTGACGGCAACAGCGGCAACGGCCCGACTTATGAGCCGAACAGCTTTGGCGTCTTCCAGGAGCAACCGGATTTCAGCGAACCGCCTTTATCGCTGGAAGGCGCGGCGGATCACTGGAACCATCGCGAAGATACCGATTACTTCAGCCAGCCGCGCAAGCTGTATGAGCTGTTAAGCGAGGAAGAACACCAGCGCATGTTCCGGCGTATCGCAGGGGACATGAAAGACGTGCCGGAATTTATCCAGCAGCGTCAGATTGGTCTGTTCAGCGAGGTTCATCCTGAGTATGGCGCAGGCGTCGCCGCCGCGCTGGCCGCCATCAAAGCCGCAAAATAA
- the yfaZ gene encoding outer membrane porin protein, with the protein MKKLLLAGAAGAMLVSLSASAISVSGQAGEKYTNLAVGMGTDTSGLALSGNWAHNDDHGDIAGLGLGLNLPLGPFMATVGGKGLYLNPNEGDEGYAVAAGGGLSWKLGDSFSIFGDYYYSPDSLSSGVNDYQEASAGARFTVMRPISVEAGYRYISMTGKDGDADSKVADGPYVGVSAHF; encoded by the coding sequence ATGAAAAAATTATTATTGGCTGGCGCAGCCGGAGCGATGTTGGTTTCACTGTCTGCCAGTGCGATTAGTGTCAGCGGTCAGGCCGGGGAGAAATACACCAACCTCGCCGTGGGAATGGGCACCGATACCAGTGGCCTGGCATTAAGCGGTAACTGGGCGCATAACGATGACCACGGGGATATCGCCGGTCTGGGTCTCGGCCTGAACCTGCCGCTGGGTCCGTTTATGGCTACGGTAGGCGGGAAAGGTCTCTACCTGAATCCCAATGAAGGCGATGAAGGGTATGCGGTAGCGGCAGGCGGCGGCCTGAGCTGGAAACTCGGCGACAGCTTTAGCATTTTCGGTGACTATTATTACTCACCGGATTCACTGTCCAGCGGCGTGAATGATTACCAGGAAGCCAGCGCGGGCGCTCGTTTCACTGTCATGCGACCGATCAGCGTGGAAGCGGGTTACCGCTATATCAGCATGACGGGTAAAGACGGCGATGCGGACAGTAAAGTGGCCGACGGCCCGTATGTCGGCGTAAGCGCGCACTTCTGA